The Littorina saxatilis isolate snail1 linkage group LG1, US_GU_Lsax_2.0, whole genome shotgun sequence nucleotide sequence TTTTGCGGACAAGATCTTTCAAGAATTTCTTTCCATATGCACAAGATTTTGCTGATTACTTTTAACACGATTTCGAGAAAGCATGCTCCCGGACGAAAATGTATAGAGACGTTATGAACGGACAATTTAAGAAATCAAGGTCTTTTAGGCGGtgagattgggggggggggggggggggggacgtaaaggcacagtccttcccggcttactatctcagatctgccatGGCTTTTAAATTGGGGTAAGACCGTCcaccactttgacacataccaaacaccaGCATCAGTCATGACTGCTTACTATGAGAGTGAAAATACTTTGATGtcctcctctcctcctcttcgttcatgggctgaaactcccgggTACACCCgtgttttttgcatgagtgggattttatgtgtatggccgtttttatcccgccatttaggcagtcatacaccgctttcggggggACTTtgatgtccaagtggaaggctAGACTTActctgtgtaaaagcctgtccaAATCTAAGATAGTGAATCGAATCGTTAGCACAGGAAGCAGACAAAGAGGAGTACGAAGGCAGTTGGTATAATATTGACCTCCAGCAAAGCACATGATGACGGCTCCCATGTTGGCTTCCGCGTTGCCCTTGCAGGACCCGACGAACATGGTGAGGACCACGAGGAGCATGGCTAGGTTGATACCCACGAAGCCAAAGATACCGAAGGCTTGGAAAGCTGCGTACCAATCTGTAACAAACAAGCACGAAAACAACTGAAaaacacgcacactgacactgacacacacaggcagtCAGACAAGgacggacacagacagacagacagacagacagacacacacacagacacagacacagacacacacacacacacacacaagcacacacacacaagcacacacacacacatgcctacacgcattgacacacacacaagcacgcacgcaatcacaaatacacacacacacacacccgcacacacacacaaacacatgcctacacattcacatacacatatacacacacacacacatacacacacacacacacacacacacacacacacacacacacgactttaAGACGACCTCCTCTCCCCACACCCTGGCGTACCACacccctctacacacacatatatttcaCAATGCAATACCTAGTCTGGTTCCATCCGACCTGGAGCAGCCAACACTTTCACCGCATCTCATCCACAAACCGTCACCACGGAAGTTGACTATGTTGCTGTCGATGTAGCCCCATGACGTCGTGGTGAAGGCGATCCAGCTGAAGAGGTTGGCCACAATCAGCAGGATGAGGGCGACCTTCATCATCACCGATGCTCCCATGAAGCCGTCTTTCACCCCCATGATGAATTGCTTTGAGATTCTGCAAAAGACGACAGACTTTAATCACACACGTGGAGAGACAGAACAAGACGCAGCCCACATTCTGCAGAATTGTTTAAAATTATGATACTCTAGTGAAATTATATTCATTAGAACGTAAACGTGCGCGCGCATcaataagtatgtgtgtgtgtgtgggtgtgtgtgtgtgtgtgtgtgtgtgtatctctctctcttgttttcttGCTCTCTCCCACAATTTTTGAATGTCAAAGTGAACGTCTATATCTGCAAGTCAATATACAACTTAACAAAAAGGGATTTTCTCTactttttttgtctctctctaatAAGTCAAGCAGGTATTGGTGTTCCCTTTGACATCGACGAAAACACAAATATACCTACGcaggaccaaatgagttgtaaggggggggggggggggggttcctcctttttttggggggaaaatcagcgaagtggcgaagccacaagcgcgcgcctgcaaagcaggcgcgcgaactaggggggtccgggggcatgctcccccggaaattttttgaaaaacggttaaaatctgtgcaatttggtgcattctgggccttgttttgag carries:
- the LOC138968723 gene encoding uncharacterized protein → MGVKDGFMGASVMMKVALILLIVANLFSWIAFTTTSWGYIDSNIVNFRGDGLWMRCGESVGCSRSDGTRLDWYAAFQAFGIFGFVGINLAMLLVVLTMFVGSCKGNAEANMGAVIMCFAGAVCWLIAVIIFAAEWPDWVGNVPDKFGFSFALAIIALIISVVAGILLVVGGKGGGGTSPA